The Penicillium digitatum chromosome 6, complete sequence genome has a window encoding:
- a CDS encoding Mitochondrial inner membrane protein Mba1 yields MASTLRVPAGTSARIVPSGFFVQCRAFSETSQQWRGRQMNFRPPSQVQPSFKTRTQGMKLADLPNDIGILPGTFVRPLWRDMPSLFKAPRDRWHMEWTWLKAWLSNHASLLQYCKRENTLPLLLRKRRHFAAKLQEEMYTAFAEGNTPKIRQICCDGLVKQLSTGIERRPKNEQVTWKLVKYLRKPSTNFTGLRVISDRATSIPDIPKSGIRQIVVRITSRQSTTTTRVQNANGKGPMEDTTVSAKQQDCVEHIVIQHLRWNDQDKGWKVWGHISPTSLHEAWTNPYFMPGLSALERLDMIKDSMGQK; encoded by the exons ATGGCGTCTACCCTACGAGTTCCCGCGGGCACATCCGCTCGGATTGTACCATCTGGTTTCTTCGTCCAATGCCGGGCCTTCTCCGAGACCTCCCAACAATGGCGTGGGAGACAAATGAACTTCCGACCTCCAAGCCAAGTGCAGCCGTCCTTCAAAACCAGAACCCAGGGCATGAAGCTAGCCGATCTGCCAAATGATATCGGCATATTACCAGGTACCTTCGTCCGTCCATTGTGGAGGGATATGCCTTCGCTTTTCAAGGCACCGCGCGATAGATGGCATATGGAATGGACGTGGCTCAAGGCCTGGTTGAGCAACCACGCCAG TCTGCTCCAATACTGCAAGCGCGAAAACACCCTCCCTCTTCTCCTGCGCAAGCGTCGCCACTTCGCCGCAAAGCTCCAGGAGGAAATGTATACAGCGTTTGCGGA AGGCAACACTCCTAAAATCCGCCAGATCTGCTGCGACGGTCTCGTCAAGCAACTCAGCACAGGTATCGAACGCCGCCCAAAAAATGAGCAAGTGACCTGGAAACTGGTGAAGTACCTGCGTAAGCCAAGCACAAACTTCACTGGCCTCCGTGTTATCTCAGATCGCGCGACATCCATCCCCGATATCCCGAAATCCGGCATTCGTCAGATTGTCGTGCGCATCACCAGCCGACAGTCCACAACCACGACTCGGGTCCAAAATGCCAATGGAAAGGGACCTATGGAAGATACCACCGTTTCCGCCAAGCAGCAGGACTGTGTCGAGCACATTGTCATTCAGCATCTCCGCTGGAATGACCAGGACAAGGGCTGGAAAGTCTGGGGCCACATCAGTCCCACCTCATTGCATGAGGCTTGGACCAATCCCTACTTCATGCCTGGCTTGTCGGCCCTCGAGCGTCTGGATATGATCAAGGACTCGATGGGCCAGAAATAA
- a CDS encoding NADH:ubiquinone oxidoreductase intermediate-associated protein 30, producing the protein MIPTRRLAQGGFFKRSAGELGRLSKIAWNTEALHTPTKPYVLLNFEDEGTVAGCKTMADRAVGGFSTASLDYESAEPSSNTPSHARFHGSISTKLPDNWRVERTGYAAFRNQDRGFWLFGRLFWDVDPYAYLALRIKSDGRRYTVNVQTDAVVETDIHQHRLYTRHHRLRNIPKSQEDYDFQADSPDAVENLYPTGLPAALSDVPPESTIISTSTTTTTSGSNGWETVLLPFNSFVRTNHGFVIEPQTSLTRQRVKSIGIGLTDRVEGPFDLRIHKIWATNGISEAEIEEERRICGDHALPLNEGASPGWIDKPKEKPIKEEKKQQDWDSNKKGLRGLKSEWEE; encoded by the exons ATGATTCCAACTCGACGTCTAGCCCAAGGCGGTTTCTTCAAACGCAGCGCCGGCGAGCTCGGCCGTTTATCAAAGATCG CTTGGAACACAGAGGCCCTTCATACTCCGACTAAACCTTATGTCCTCCTAAATTTCGAAGACGAGGGCACCGTTGCAGGATGCAAGACCATGGCCGACCGCGCAGTAGGGGGATTTAGCACAGCGAGCCTAGACTACGAATCAGCTGAACCTTCTTCAAATACTCCCTCACATGCGCGTTTTCACGGTAGCATCTCAACCAAACTTCCTGACAATTGGCGCGTCGAAAGAACCG GCTACGCCGCGTTTCGCAACCAAGATCGGGGCTTTTGGCTCTTCGGTCGGCTCTTCTGGGATGTTGATCCCTATGCGTACCTTGCCCTGCGTATCAAGTCTGATGGCCGCCGGTACACCGTCAACGTGCAGACAGACGCGGTCGTCGAGACGGATATCCACCAGCACAGACTATACACGCGACACCATCGCCTGCGCAACATACCAAAATCGCAGGAGGACTATGACTTCCAAGCAGACTCACCCGATGCCGTTGAGAACTTATATCCAACTGGCCTGCCCGCTGCGCTTTCAGACGTCCCACCTGAATCGACGATTATCTCTACCTCTACCACAACAACGACGTCTGGCTCAAATGGATGGGAGACTGTTCTCTTGCCTTTCAACTCGTTCGTGCGTACGAACCATGGCTTTGTAATTGAGCCGCAGACTTCTTTGACTCGGCAACGTGTCAAGAGTATTGGTATTGGTCTCACGGACCGTGTTGAGGGCCCATTTGATCTACGCATTCATAAGATCTGGGCGACGAATGGCATTAGTGAGGctgagattgaagaggagCGCCGTATTTGTGGTGATCATGCGCTGCCTCTTAATGAGGGCGCTAGCCCTGGTTGGATTGATAAGCCCAAGGAGAAGCCCatcaaggaagagaaaaagcaacAGGATTGGGATTCGAACAAGAAAGGTCTTAGGGGGTTGAAATCTGAGTGGGAGGAGTAA
- a CDS encoding Mediator of RNA polymerase II transcription subunit 12, whose product MIPHSSAGSQSWGQPLRTFNGGPGRVDNVQMLGQYDQPDRPASLPQPPIRQPAIVDLTAGGPLSQDREPPPKRPRLEVPSGSNPSDTSTAVGETRSTPGSAISRPAVSWRGRPAWSFQAVVSEIPNNENRGDGTAGYKPHSPPPLPAQPWVNGFGAEPRGSGVVKSRESSPVGAVQTTPYCIEIPSVAPIYKSQKPADFAPWTGNHPEDVLSEQTTKQGYFDRTQVSQNESNTARPALYAQLKNRTGLQMLSSVFSAALEKRQSHNTIHAPSTFKPPPRVTLTDNKREAWLRDLANPSVPLRRLSRTIPHGIRGKILLDQCLGKWIPVARAVWLAKCVGANEIRAFKRKGTSGTLAVGLEAKWVREWTTNVQQFVEGVFAFPKSSDWKAKMTYAIGLTARFFSENLLDHDHFLEWFLSSFETASIGTIPIWLLMLGIYWNSIMRYRRRGRRLAELLLQKVQQATEAKLIQLQPLIDRLSRFIKKLVLDHTSSMILPNSWDMYKQLVSSALDLSNEAEKALFQSLAERNARVQRPKHSKQTTQRSPHQRIVRLLDSIRTAHDLSSVFGYLDAFDDKAVLVFKLLEWLSTPFRHGLCRVYIGVRLLRKWKLAGVDIDSHILAFLSRGQNNQKLNMDQIYHVVSELVRSQTFSVGRYLQWIMARGVTNASPSAEKRKVKDLPIEIRLIAQLPVARLPEHVGNLRSTLLTRTGLSALEENAAIDSVKDIISQRLPGIFGVHEHASMALDSLPQNLPWAVKAEVGQWLRRAIGEHNWGAKSTNREMFPVGIASVVSALTPAEFYVVRDALESFGDISMLADVLKFASSCGDSTVLASVADTTNCHFDSLCVIGATTDLFRRLIDAYAGIKRFGMPSLDLIFSLIELGLRIPSELNTVSILRQDLSRMENKSIMTASSPVSDHIPDGFGGVDPFFQEKLDRLLQSGNVMDEPTLDAIFNTLIKHLESDDGHANLSANDTCRYLAQLRSFHPKHFDGILARWVCDHLRSPERTILLRILPPLIGVGCVTIRAFLTLAKKLTLSTPSTVPNAAQLPADLVQLLVSGDEDSKSIDLVSYRFQLAQQEFLNKNSEEALKIVCDAASSNANGSSTRRSELEHSITMLLRDLLVRHPECAAQNGMQKLMEQYPAALGIVQKALDLLLGIESHSDGNSVLSKVEKLACMTDDFSLPFCQLKLQVLFYAVSGSEDRTNIVDAMFKTAVSDCRARRLHWVDLVALMSPDAVRQIRERAEKAFFSIPLLEEPMGDIPDSPDKLGSLETARMYLTIIEELASSIPDSGAPFVAPVLVEKMDSLLHKIITMHNSTLAKGVANTDRSKFERALAFWFSALLRIVVLHRSAFAQPPSSLKINPLHEQLRLLTSIFCIALSRLPGDVLRLFPAADYFPHPTPTEGFRPCPGILLQTHALDVAASLIDIFPDDVRHQCARFLKEKCPSFVPFQNDSRFLYLLGPMPDQSASAQQVSAPSPAASGSTPTPTPALFSIVGSSSAQQSVAAASGLSTGPPDSNSMVSRLRLQHRGRIVGPYPVRPWELLEDAAPFLGVNDTAVNLGFFDARRVRA is encoded by the exons ATGATCCCCCATTCCTCTGCCGGCAGCCAATCGTGGGGCCAACCTCTGCGAACTTTCAATGGCGGTCCTGGACGAGTTGACAATGTGCAGATGTTGGGACAATATGACCAGCCCGACAGGCCAGCCTCGCTGCCACAACCGCCAATTCGACAACCTGCTATTGTTGACCTGACCGCAGGCGGTCCGTTGTCGCAAGATAGAGAACCACCCCCCAAACGACCGAGATTGGAAGTTCCGAGCGGATCGAATCCATCAGATACTAGCACGGCAGTGGGAGAAACGAGGAGTACTCCCGGAAGTGCAATTTCGCGACCTGCAGTCTCGTGGCGCGGCCGTCCGGCCTGGTCCTTCCAGGCTGTCGTGTCGGAAATCCCGAACAATGAGAATCGTGGCGATGGCACTGCCGGATATAAGCCCCATTCTCCACCTCCGTTGCCGGCTCAGCCTTGGGTGAACGGTTTTGGGGCGGAACCTAGGGGAAGCGGAGTCGTGAAATCGAGGGAAAGCTCCCCAGTCGGGGCTGTACAGACGACCCCGTATTGCATTGAGATCCCTTCCGTTGCTCCGATCTACAAAAGTCAAA AACCCGCCGATTTCGCCCCATGGACCGGAAACCACCCAGAGGACGTCCTGAGCGAGCAAACCACGAAACAAGGGTATTTTGATCGTACACAGGTCTCCCAAAATGAATCGAATACAGCGCGTCCAGCATTATATGCGCAGCTCAAGAATCGCACCGGGTTACAGATGCTTTCATCTGTCTTCTCCGCGGCGTTGGAGAAACGACAAAGTCACAATACTATTCACGCTCCGTCAACCTTTAAACCGCCACCTCGAGTTACGCTCACCGACAACAAGCGCGAGGcatggcttcgagatctcgCCAACCCGTCTGTTCCGCTGCGAAGGTTGAGCCGAACCATTCCCCACGGGATCCGCGGCAAGATCCTCCTCGATCAGTGTCTCGGTAAATGGATCCCTGTTGCTCGTGCTGTCTGGTTGGCAAAGTGCGTGGGTGCGAATGAAATCCGTGCGTTCAAGCGAAAAGGCACAAGTGGGACTTTGGCTGTTGGATTAGAGGCGAAATGGGTCCGAGAATGGACGACAAATGTCCAGCAATTTGTTGAAGGGGTGTTTGCTTTCCCCAAGTCCTCGGATTGGAAGGCAAAGATGACATATGC AATCGGGTTGACTGCTCGTTTCTTTTCCGAGAACTTACTGGACCATGATCATTTCCTTGAATGGTTCTTGTCATCCTTTGAGACTGCTTCTATCGGCACGATTCCAATCTGGCTTTTAATGCTCGGCATATACTGGAATAGTATCATGCGATATCGGCGAAGGGGACGACGATTAGCTGAGCTACTGCTCCAAAAAGTGCAACAG GCAACTGAAGCCAAGTTAATACAACTTCAACCTCTTATCGACCGTCTTTCTCGCTTTATCAAAAAACTTGTTCTTGACCACACATCTTCGATGATACTCCCAAATTCTTGGGACATGTACAAACAACTGGTGTCTTCTGCCCTTGATTTGAGCAATGAGGCAGAGAAAGCTCTTTTCCAGAGCCTCGCAGAGCGCAATGCGCGAGTGCAACGACCTAAGCACTCGAAACAGACAACCCAGCGTTCACCCCATCAACGCATCGTCCGACTTCTAGACTCCATCCGCACTGCTCACGATCTATCTTCTGTCTTTGGCTATCTCGACGCTTTTGATGACAAGGCTGTTTTGGTCTTCAAACTATTGGAATGGCTCTCTACACCCTTCCGCCATGGTCTCTGTCGGGTTTACATTGGTGTTCGCCTGCTCCGGAAATGGAAGTTGGCCGGCGTCGATATAGACAGTCACATACTGGCCTTTCTCTCGCGTGGACAGAACAATCAAAAGCTCAACATGGATCAGATCTACCATGTTGTTTCTGAGCTTGTCAGGTCACAGACATTTTCAGTTGGGCGCTATCTTCAATGGATCATGGCACGAGGCGTTACCAATGCATCGCCCTCAGCTGAGAAGCGCAAA GTAAAGGACCTGCCAATCGAAATCAGGCTCATAGCGCAACTCCCTGTTGCCCGTCTTCCAGAACACGTTGGGAACTTGCGGAGTACTCTGCTGACTCGGACTGGGCTCTCAGCTTTGGAAGAGAACGCAGCCATTGATAGCGTGAAGGACATAATCAGCCAACGTCTACCCGGGATTTTTGGCGTCCATGAACATGCGTCGATGGCATTAGACTCACTTCCACAAAACTTGCCTTGGGCTGTCAAAGCCGAGGTTGGCCAGTGGCTACGCAGAGCAATTGGGGAACACAACTGGGGCGCAAA GTCAACTAACAGAGAAATGTTTCCCGTTGGCATTGCCTCTGTAGTTTCTGCACTGACTCCTGCCGAGTTTTATGTCGTCCGCGATGCTCTTGAATCATTTGGTGATATTTCAATGTTAGCAGATGTGTTGAAGTTTGCATCTAGTTGTGGTGATAGCACCGTTCTCGCCTCGGTTGCAGATACTACAAATTGCCATTTCGACTCTCTTTGCGTGATTGGCGCTACAACCGATCTGTTTCGGAGACTCATTGATGCCTACGCCGGAATTAAGAGATTTGGCATGCCAAGTCTCGATCTGATATTCTCTTTGATCGAACTCGGTTTGCGCATCCCGAGTGAACTGAACACTGTGTCCATTCTTCGCCAGGATCTCTCCCGCATGGAAAACAAGTCAATTATGACCGCATCTTCCCCGGTCTCTGATCACATTCCAGATGGTTTTGGTGGCGTTGATCCCTTCTTCCAAGAGAAGCTAGATCGGCTTTTGCAATCAGGAAATGTCATGGATGAGCCCACTCTGGACGCGATCTTTAACACCCTCATAAAGCATTTGGAATCTGATGATGGCCATGCGAATCTGTCAGCAAATGACACCTGCCGTTACCTTGCACAGCTGAGGTCTTTTCATCCAAAGCATTTCGATGGCATTCTTGCCCGTTGGGTCTGTGATCATTTGCGATCTCCTGAACGTACTATCTTGCTAAGAATTCTGCCGCCGCTAATTGGTGTTGGATGCGTTACTATCAGAGCTTTTTTGACTCTTGCAAAGAAACTCACACTCTCTACGCCATCAACAGTCCCCAACGCAGCCCAGCTGCCTGCTGACCTTGTCCAACTTCTTGTCTCTGGTGACGAAGACAGCAAGTCCATTGATTTAGTGTCATATCGATTCCAGTTGGCACAGCAGGAGTTTCTCAACAAGAACTCCGAGGAAGCGCTCAAAATTGTTTGCGATGCCGCTTCTTCCAACGCCAATGGCTCTTCCACTAGACGCAGCGAGCTGGAACACTCCATAACCATGCTGTTACGTGATCTCCTTGTGCGTCACCCTGAATGTGCGGCACAGAATGGCATGCAAAAGCTCATGGAACAATACCCAGCCGCTTTGGGTATTGTCCAGAAAGCGCTCGACCTTTTATTGGGCATCGAGTCACATTCCGATGGCAACTCAGTCCTCTCAAAGGTCGAAAAACTTGCCTGTATGACCGACGATTTCTCGCTCCCATTCTGCCAGTTGAAGCTTCAAGTTCTATTCTATGCGGTTTCTGGGTCTGAAGACCGAACCAATATTGTTGATGCCATGTTCAAAACTGCCGTATCAGACTGCCGTGCTCGCAGACTTCACTGGGTTGACCTGGTTGCACTGATGAGCCCGGACGCCGTACGCCAAATCCGGGAGCGTGCGGAGAAGGCGTTTTTCTCTATCCCACTGCTCGAAGAGCCAATGGGTGATATTCCTGATTCGCCTGACAAGCTGGGATCATTGGAAACTGCTAGAATGTATTTGACCATTATCGAAGAGCTTGCGAGCAGCATCCCCGATTCTGGAGCTCCATTTGTTGCTCCGGTGCTCGTGGAAAAGATGGATTCCCTTCTCCACAAGATCATCACTATGCACAACAGTACCCTTGCCAAGGGTGTGGCCAACACAGATCGTTCAAAATTTGAGCGGGCTCTTGCATTTTGGTTCTCCGCTTTGCTGAGGATCGTAGTCCTCCATCGGTCTGCATTTGCCCAACCGCCCTCATCTCTCAAGATTAACCCTCTGCACGAACAGCTCCGGCTTTTGACATCAATTTTCTGCATTGCACTCTCGCGCCTCCCCGGGGATGTCCTTCGTCTATTCCCTGCAGCCGATTACTTCCCGCACCCAACCCCAACTGAAGGCTTCCGTCCCTGCCCAGGAATTCTCTTACAGACCCACGCTCTCGACGTGGCTGCCTCGTTAATCGACATCTTCCCAGACGATGTCCGCCACCAGTGCGCAAGGTTCCTGAAAGAGAAATGCCCATCATTTGTTCCATTTCAGAACGACTCTCGCTTCCTCTACCTTCTGGGCCCAATGCCAGACCAATCTGCAAGTGCCCAGCAAGTCTCAGCCCCGTCTCCGGCAGCATCGGGGTCAACGCCAACTCCCACCCCCGCTCTTTTCTCTATAGTTGGATCATCTTCAGCGCAGCAGTCTGTCGCAGCAGCATCGGGTCTGTCGACCGGGCCGCCTGATTCGAATTCCATGGTAAGCCGACTTCGTCTTCAACACCGCGGTCGTATTGTCGGTCCCTATCCGGTCCGTCCTTGGGAACTACTTGAGGATGCGGCACCGTTCCTGGGCGTCAATGATACAGCTGTCAATCTGGGCTTTTTTGATGCTAGACGTGTGAGAGCTTGA
- a CDS encoding Nucleotide-binding, alpha-beta plait, translated as MAIHYVEQNGSEPSISGHSAPEPIITKQDVDDHSASDSSVPESSSSVPSTPEQTVAESAKSVKPVKPADIKTPAPRADRLNQTPTKGNAQGLFLPDCCVFVGNLSIKVAPEKLEEDLTEMISVFGRCHVKIKMSQGMKKLPVGFVQFENTKSANAALKQNKTLMLHNRVLRLESSKAKRTANFGYLSDAPIKQSEVSDALKGLGSLEGISVQHFVTAEGKESTFGVVTFAYPDDYADALQHFQNNPEYYMTRSSMDPNDTQLPQDYPAGQRPSNQPLPSRGNQQRYNNNGRRSFHRPWYSGSNNNSNRGGFRNGPGPAPRQQNPPFANHGHSQSFNGQGHSPLGSFAQNYPGGQGFPQNNFNQGYFNPNFNQNFPGNNFHPNYQGNNFSNYPNQNFVAAGTFPNPPLVFNQMQIHEGPPPPYHAEYTAMPTPGFPVFLGNQSYQSPNTLPPILTQPQPQPIAGPVLGRRRLPPRPDCPLIVSSQPQFDTEHHRQLYYEPYPADEPVVQMQSSWSGPPGACFVQPDYNQPYPPNEDPRSRQSSLDSQRNIKSSPTVNESESILTQTKVQTPEVERGRQLFRPRHSNTDGGCDMAPVSAPAKTQSDPVSMQAGSPGRINTAYMSRSAETPIALAAPVTEPIKSENKPTGPETESSLPQTESTCAPTHDQNKEELMDETKPPLNIDPESAGSSSEAGPKTPDTDESRESAKLRTPAKPNSLKAADTKTPNTVETLKVNEKGTPDKGKSPEVVTPTPTKSGSRRLQPALPDGKYQLARHAFQHRKPLKKKYQPKTDTGKTVEQYTRDMNAQRALIDPDSRVPEHLLQEVIQELENERRDNTRKSRGLDPSDKSSVDSGTSSKK; from the exons ATGGCGATCCATTACGTCGAACAGAATGGCTCTGAGCCTAGTATTTCTGGGCACAGTGCCCCGGAACCCATTATCACAAAGCAAGATGTCGATGACCATTCAGCCTCAGATTCTAGTGTCCCCGAATCTAGTAGCTCAGTGCCAAGTACCCCGGAACAAACCGTTGCCGAGTCAGCGAAGTCAGTCAAGCCAGTCAAGCCAGCCGACATAAAAACGCCGGCTCCACGTGCGGACCGATTGAATCAAACTCCAACCAAAGGAAATGCACAGGGCCTCTTTCTTCCCGACTGTTGTGTCTTTGTAGGAAA CCTCTCAATCAAGGTTGCTCCTGAAAAGTTGGAAGAAGATCTTACAGAGATGATCTCTGTCTTTGGCCGATGTCATGTTAAGATCAAAATGTCACAGGGGATGAAGAAACTACCTGTTGGCTTTGTACAATTTGAG AACACCAAATCAGCAAATGCTGCATTGAAACAAAATAAAACCCTGATGCTACATAATCGGGTGTTGAGATTGGAATCATCCAAGGCTAAAC GAACTGCCAATTTCGGTTATCTCTCTGATGCTCCCATCAAACAATCCGAAGTCTCTGATGCCCTGAAAGGACTTGGTAGTCTTGAGGGCATAAGTGTTCAACACTTTGTCACCGCAGAAGGAAAAGAGTCGACCTTTGGCGTTGTCACTTTCGCATACCCTGACGATTACGCAGATGCCCTCCAG CATTTCCAGAACAACCCCGAGTACTATATGACCAGATCCAGCATGGACCCCAACGACACTCAACTTCCTCAGGATTACCCTGCAGGACAAAGGCCATCTAATCAACCTCTCCCAAGCCGTGGCAACCAGCAGCGATACAACAATAATGGTCGTAGATCCTTCCACCGTCCATGGTACAGCGGTagcaacaacaacagcaacagAGGGGGATTTCGAAATGGTCCTGGTCCTGCCCCCAGGCAGCAAAACCCACCCTTTGCAAATCATGGTCACAGTCAAAGCTTCAATGGTCAAGGCCATTCTCCTCTTGGCTCTTTCGCTCAGAACTATCCCGGTGGCCAGGGGTTCCCTCAGAACAACTTCAACCAGGGCTATTTTAACCCCAACTTCAATCAAAACTTCCCTGGCAACAATTTCCACCCGAACTATCAGGGCAACAACTTCTCCAACTACCCCAATCAAAACTTCGTAGCTGCGGGTACATTTCCCAATCCTCCTCTTGTGTTCAACCAAATGCAAATCCATGAAGGCCCACCCCCGCCATATCATGCTGAGTACACTGCTATGCCAACCCCAGGGTTTCCTGTGTTCTTGGGCAATCAATCATACCAGTCTCCCAATACTCTTCCTCCAATCCTTACCCAGCCTCAGCCTCAGCCTATTGCTGGTCCTGTTCTCGGTCGCCGACGATTGCCTCCTCGTCCCGACTGTCCCTTGATTGTCTCCAGCCAGCCTCAATTTGACACCGAACATCACCGGCAACTCTACTACGAGCCCTACCCTGCTGACGAACCCGTCGTGCAAATGCAGTCAAGCTGGTCTGGTCCCCCGGGCGCTTGTTTCGTGCAGCCTGACTACAATCAGCCCTACCCTCCCAACGAAGATCCTCGTAGTCGCCAATCTAGCTTGGATAGTCAGCGGAACATCAAGTCGTCGCCCACAGTCAATGAATCCGAGTCAATCTTGACACAGACTAAAGTCCAGACTCCCGAGGTCGAGAGAGGTCGCCAACTGTTCCGGCCGCGCCACTCCAACACCGATGGGGGCTGTGACATGGCTCCAGTTTCCGCTCCTGCCAAGACCCAGAGTGACCCCGTCTCTATGCAAGCTGGCTCTCCGGGAAGAATCAATACGGCATATATGAGCAGGTCCGCTGAGACTCCGATTGCGCTCGCCGCACCTGTGACGGAGCCTATCAAGTCGGAGAACAAGCCTACTGGACCTGAGACCGAGTCCAGCCTGCCTCAGACCGAATCCACCTGTGCTCCAACTCATGATCAAAACAAAGAAGAGTTGATGGATGAAACCAAGCCACCACTGAATATCGACCCTGAAAGCGCTGGGTCCTCCTCCGAGGCCGGCCCAAAGACACCAGACACCGACGAGTCTCGGGAAAGCGCTAAACTTCGGACTCCAGCCAAACCCAACTCACTGAAAGCTGCCGATACAAAGACCCCTAATACCGTCGAGACTCTCAAAGTAAATGAAAAGGGCACTCCAGACAAAGGCAAGTCCCCGGAAGTGGTTACACCCACTCCAACCAAGAGTGGGAGCAGAAGACTCCAGCCCGCATTGCCAGATGGCAAGTACCAATTGGCCCGCCATGCTTTCCAGCATCGCAAACCACTTAAGAAAAAgtaccaacccaagaccgacactggCAAAACAGTCGAGCAGTACACCCGTGACATGAATGCGCAGCGTGCCTTGATTGATCCTGACTCGCGTGTCCCTGAGCATCTTTTGCAAGAGGTGATTCAAGAGCTAGAGAATGAGCGCAGGGATAATACTCGGAAGAGCCGAGGCCTCGATCCCAGTGATAAGAGCAGTGTCGACAGTGGTACTTCTTCGAAGAAGTAG
- a CDS encoding N-glycosylation protein EOS1, whose translation MGREGWAAAIVGSVGQEWDVERRFRVTEVALAIMWCCASAYLSYFFADCMMSRWLLNYTPPAVVIRLLTTNGLIAYITSWVLYLSGASSDPRLLLPAWISITTSLTFVYHATQNHATIKRETAASLLVVSVASFLSMSSLLMQLHLTRENEPEVPVFVITRKLWDWAVAIFLRMRVADDRIPVREL comes from the exons ATGGGACGAGAGGGGTGGGCGGCGGCGATAGTTGGTAGTGTTGGACAGGAATGGGATGTTGAGAGGAGGTTCCGGGTGACGGAGGTGGCATTGGCTATTATGTGG TGCTGTGCATCTGCATATCTTTCCTACTTCTTTGCTGATTGCATGATGTCTCGATG GCTTCTAAATTACACCCCACCAGCTGTTGTGATCCGTCTTCTAACAACTAATGGCCTGATTGCATATATCACTTCTTGGGTCCTTTATCTATCTGGTGCATCCTCTGACCCTCGACTCCTTTTACCAGCTTGGATCTCCATAACAACC TCTTTAACCTTTGTCTACCACGCAACGCAAAACCATGCAACCATAAAACGTGAAACAGCAGCATCGCTACTAGTCGTTTCCGTCGCAAGCTTCCTAAGCATGTCCTCACTCCTCATGCAGCTGCATCTGACCCGTGAAAACGAACCAGAAGTGCCTGTCTTCGTCATCACTCGCAAGCTTTGGGATTGGGCTGTGGCAATTTTCCTGCGCATGCGAGTTGCGGATGACCGCATTCCTGTAAGAGAGCTGTAG
- a CDS encoding Eukaryotic translation initiation factor SUI1 has product MSIENLKTFDPFAEADEDTGETKQSQNYIHIRIQQRNGRKTLTTVQGLPKKFDQKKILKVIKKKFACNGTIVSDTEMGEVIQLQGDQRKDVQEFLTDKKEGLELDAKTIKVHGF; this is encoded by the exons ATGTCCATCGAAAACCTCAAGACCTTCG ACCCCTTCGCCGAAGCCGACGAAGATACCGGCGAGACTAAACAGTCTCAGAACTATATCCACATACGGATTCAGC AACGCAATGGTCGTAAGACTCTGACCACTGTTCAGGGTCTGCCCAAGAAGTTCGACCAAAAGAAGATTCTCAAggtcatcaagaagaaatTCG CTTGCAATGGCACCATCGTCTCTGACACTGAGATGGGTGAGGTGATTCAGCTGCAGGGAGACCAGAGAAAGGATGTCCAGGAGTTCTTGACTGACAAGAAAGAGGGACTCGAGCTTGATGCCAAGACCATCAAG GTCCACGGGTTCTAA